In one Enterobacteriaceae endosymbiont of Donacia thalassina genomic region, the following are encoded:
- the rpsP gene encoding 30S ribosomal protein S16, producing MVKIRLSRKGIKKKPFYQIIVTDSRNSRDGRFIEKLGYFDPFNFKKNEKKKNIKFNKDRINFWISKGAILSKRLCSLIK from the coding sequence ATGGTTAAAATTAGATTATCTAGAAAAGGAATAAAAAAAAAACCTTTTTATCAAATAATTGTTACTGATAGTAGAAATTCTAGAGATGGACGTTTTATAGAAAAATTAGGTTATTTTGATCCTTTTAATTTTAAAAAAAATGAAAAAAAAAAAAATATAAAATTTAATAAAGATAGAATAAATTTTTGGATATCTAAAGGAGCTATTCTTTCCAAAAGATTATGTAGTTTAATAAAATAA
- the rimM gene encoding ribosome maturation factor RimM (Essential for efficient processing of 16S rRNA), whose protein sequence is MNILNKKIILGKFGKLYGIKGWIRLFSYTQNKKSIFLYKNLFILDDIKNITFIKFNQYKNKKNFFIVQINNLNKNENTVKFINNKIYIFKDELIKYKHKKEYYWNDIIGCYILNNNKIYLGKIINIMATKMYDILIIQPNDLKTKKKILIPFIEPNIIKNINLVKNIIKVNWNI, encoded by the coding sequence ATGAATATTTTAAATAAAAAAATAATTTTGGGTAAATTTGGTAAACTTTATGGTATAAAAGGATGGATTAGATTATTTTCTTATACTCAAAATAAAAAGAGTATTTTTTTATATAAAAATTTATTTATATTAGATGATATTAAAAATATTACTTTTATAAAGTTTAATCAATATAAAAATAAAAAAAATTTTTTTATTGTTCAGATTAATAATCTTAATAAAAATGAAAATACTGTTAAATTTATTAATAATAAAATTTATATATTTAAAGATGAATTAATAAAATATAAACATAAAAAAGAGTATTATTGGAATGATATAATTGGATGTTATATATTAAATAATAATAAGATTTATTTAGGTAAAATTATAAATATAATGGCAACAAAAATGTATGATATACTTATAATACAACCTAATGATTTAAAAACAAAAAAAAAAATATTAATTCCTTTTATAGAACCTAATATAATTAAAAATATAAATTTAGTTAAAAATATTATTAAAGTAAATTGGAATATATAG
- the trmD gene encoding tRNA (guanosine(37)-N1)-methyltransferase TrmD, translating to MWISIISLFPEMFKTIIKYGLIHKSIKKKLLNINFWNPRDFVKNKFSKVDSPIYGGGGGVILKAEPLIKSISKAKLEMRNNVKIIYLSPQGKKINISYIKKLLSYNKMILLCGRYKGIDERVINNFIDEEVSIGDYILSGGELPAMILIDILVRQIPGVLNTMSSGNTDSFFNNGLLDSPHYTRPRIIKNVKKNTVPSILLSGNHKKIKEWRLQQSLGMTWLKRPDLLRKKKLTKKEKFLFNKFKNSYLKNK from the coding sequence ATGTGGATTAGTATTATTAGTTTATTTCCAGAAATGTTTAAAACAATTATAAAATATGGTTTAATTCATAAAAGTATAAAAAAAAAACTATTAAATATTAATTTTTGGAATCCTAGAGATTTTGTAAAAAATAAATTTAGTAAAGTAGATTCTCCAATTTATGGAGGTGGTGGTGGTGTTATATTAAAAGCAGAACCATTAATAAAATCTATTTCTAAAGCAAAATTAGAAATGAGAAATAATGTTAAAATAATTTATTTATCTCCACAAGGTAAAAAAATTAATATATCTTATATTAAAAAATTATTATCATATAATAAAATGATATTACTTTGTGGAAGATATAAGGGTATAGATGAACGAGTTATTAATAATTTTATAGATGAAGAAGTGTCAATTGGTGATTATATTCTTAGTGGTGGTGAATTACCTGCTATGATACTAATAGATATATTAGTAAGACAAATTCCTGGAGTGTTAAATACAATGTCATCAGGTAATACTGATTCTTTTTTTAATAATGGATTATTAGACTCACCACATTATACTCGACCAAGAATAATAAAAAATGTAAAAAAAAATACTGTTCCTTCTATATTATTATCTGGAAATCATAAAAAAATAAAAGAATGGAGATTACAACAATCATTAGGAATGACTTGGTTAAAAAGACCTGATTTATTAAGAAAAAAAAAATTAACAAAAAAAGAAAAATTTTTATTTAATAAATTTAAGAATTCTTATTTAAAAAATAAATAA
- the rplS gene encoding 50S ribosomal protein L19, which produces MSNIINYLEKKQIINYPKFPLFRSGDTLEIKIWVVEGSKKRLQTFEGIVISLTKKNSFNCSFTIRKLSNGIGIERVFPLYSKIINSIIIKKKGHVRKAKLYYLRKLTGKAARIKERLI; this is translated from the coding sequence ATGAGTAATATCATTAATTATTTAGAAAAAAAACAAATAATAAATTATCCAAAATTTCCTTTATTTAGATCTGGAGATACATTAGAAATAAAAATTTGGGTTGTAGAAGGGTCAAAAAAAAGACTTCAAACATTTGAAGGAATTGTTATTTCATTAACAAAAAAAAATAGTTTTAATTGTTCTTTCACTATTAGAAAATTATCCAATGGTATTGGAATTGAACGTGTTTTTCCTCTATATTCTAAAATAATTAATTCTATTATAATTAAAAAAAAAGGTCATGTTAGAAAAGCAAAATTATATTATTTACGTAAATTAACAGGTAAAGCTGCTAGAATTAAAGAAAGATTAATATAA